The genomic DNA CTCCCTGGCTGTCAACCCCCGGGCCTTGGTCTTCGCTTGGAAGGGCGTGGTACCCTCCGGCCATGCAGGTCAAGGTGGTGTTTTTCGCGCGCCTGAGGCGTGAATCGGGGCTGGCAACAACGAGCGCGGAGGTCCCGGGCGGCGCGACGGTGCGCGACCTGGCGACCCTGGTCGAGGCGCGGCATGGCCTCAGCCTGCGCGGCTGCATGGTGGCGGTCAACGAGACGTACGCCACACCGGACCAGACGTTGTTGCCCGGGGACGAGGTGGCCTTCCTTCCCCCGGTGGCGGGAGGTTCCGAGGACGGGGTTCGGTGTGAGGTGGTGACCTCTCCCCTGTCGCTTGCCGAGGCCGACAGCTTTCTGGTTCGGCCGGAGCACGGGGCGCAGGCGTACTTCGTGGGCACCGTCCGCTCGCCCAACCGGGGCAAGCAGGTGGAATTCATCGAGTATGAGGGGTACACCCCGATGGCCGAGAAGGTGATGCGTGAGGCCGCCGCCGAGGCACGCAGGCGGCATGGCGAACTGCGCATGGTCATCCAGCACCGCCTGGGCAAGCTCCTGCCCGGCGAGGCGAGCATCCTGATCGGCGTGGCGAGCCCGCACCGACGCGCCGCCCTGGAGGCGTGCGACTTCCTGATCGAGCATCTCAAGGTCCACCTCCCCGTCTGGAAGCACGAGGCGGACGAGGAGGGCGAGCACTGGGTGGACGGGCGGGCCGGGCATCCCACGCTCTGAGAGCGGGCCCTACCGGGGGAACGCCCGGCTCAGCGGGAGCGCGGCTGCGGGTTGCTGCGGGCGTGCTCCTCGAAGTGGAGGTAGTACCGGCTTGCCAGCACGGCCATCAGCACCACGACGGCGCCCAGCACGGCAAGCTGGGGCCAGCCCGCCCGGCCGGTCACGAGCCCGTTGAACACGACGTGCAGCGTGATGCTCAGGAGCAGGCCGCGTGAGCGCCACCAGCGCCCGCCCCGCAGGTGCCGGCCCCCGAGGGCGTACCCCTGCGGGGCACTGAACAGCGCATGGGCCAGGGTGGTGAGGAGGGCGTGCCAGGTGGCGGCGGGGGTGCCGAACCCCAGGGTATAGGTGACGTTTTCCAGCAGGGCGAAGCCCAGGGCGGCGGTGACCGCATAGACCAGCCCGTCCATCGGCTCGTCGAAGGCGCGCTCGGTGGTCGCCGTGCTCGCCGCCAGGAACTTGGTGACCTCCTCGACCACCGCCGCCAGGAGCAAGGCGAGGAGCGCCGCGTCCAACCGCTGAAAGCTGCCCTCGAAGGCGGCGGAGACGGCCCACGCCACCATGCCCCATGCGAAGGTGCGCGCGAGCAGCCAGGGCGGCTCGGGGTGGCGGTCGCGCCGCACAAAGAACCACAGCCACGCAAAGGTCAGCAGCACCGACGCGGCGAGCGGGAGGACGACCGACACTTGGGGCCCCAGCCTAGCTGCGCACGAGTCGGGCGGCAGAGGCGGAGACCACGGACTGGTGGGCGAGGTGGGTCAGGGCCAGGGCGAGCGCGTCGGCGGCGTGGTTGTTGAACAGCTCGCCGAGGCCCAGGGACGCCTTGACCATGTAGATCACCTGCTCCTTGTCGGCGCGGCCCGTGCCCACCAGCGAGCGTTTGACCTGCATGGGGCCGTAGGCATGGACGGGCACCCCCGCCTGCGCGCACGCGAGCTGCACCACCCCGAAGGCCTGCCCGACCTTGAAGGCCACGTCGGCCTGGCGGCGCAGGATCTGGTCCTCGATGGCCACGGCGTCGGGCCGGTACTCGGCGAGGAGGCGGGAGACCTCCGAATGGAGGTACTGGAGGCGGCGCGGCATCACCCAGGCGCTCTCGGTGGTCAGGCAGATGTGGTGGAGGTGGCGGGCCTTGCGCACGTCCCCCTCCACCAGTCCCAGGCCGAGGTTCGCCAGGCCGGGGTCCACGCCGAGCACGATCATGGGGGCAGGATAGCAAGTTCCTGAAAAGCCGCCGGTGATTTTCCGCGTGCCGGACGACGTGTCCCGGGCCACAGACCGCAGACCGGCACGACAAACCGCCCGGCGGGGAGGCGCGGGCGGTGTGGGGCGGGAGGGCTCGGGCGCGTCAGTGGCTGCCGCAGCCACCGCTGCCCGCCCCGTCGGGGGACTGCGAGCCGTCGGTGCGGAAGGAGTGGCCGCAGCCGCAGGAGCTGGTGGCGTTGGGATTGTGGACGGTGAAGCCGCCGCCCATCATGTTCTCCACGAAGTCCACCTCGCTGCCCAGCAGGAGGGGCAGGCTCATGCGGTCCACCACGAGCTTCACCCCACGGTCGACGACCACGGTGTCGCCTTCGAGCTCGCGGTCGTCAATCGCCATGCCGTACTGGTAGCCGCTGCATCCGCCACTCTTGATGAACACGCGGACTCCGGCCTGTTCCTTGCCGCTCTGGGAGAGGATCGCCAGCGCCTTCTGGGCGCCGAATTCACTGATGGTGAGAGGACGGGCGGGCGCACCGTCTTGGAGGTTGGGGTTCAGGGTCGCCGTCATGCGTGAAGCGTAACACCATTGGGGAAAGGAAAAAGTGCCCGGGAGGCAAACTCCGCCGCCTGCATAGCCAGCCCCCACCCCTCGCCCCCGACCCGTCCATGAAGGATGTCACTTACATTCCTTGAGCGTGGCTGTATTAAGATTGGGGTATGACCAACCCCTACGCCGAGTGGTTCGAACAGCTCCGCGCGGAGTACGGTGAGCAGCTCGGGGCCATGCCGCTGCCCGAGGGCCTGCCCGAGCATCTGCGGACCCTGATCCGGGCGGGTGACGAGGACGCCATCCAGTTTATGATCAAGCTCGCGTGGCAGTTCGGCGCCCAGGTCGGCTACGCGGCGGGCTCCAAGCACGAGGACGCCCGCAGCGTGGTGAGCCGCCCGAACCGCGTGCAGGCCTGAGCTTTTTCCCCGATCTTCGTCTCGCCTGGTCCCCCAAGGGGTCAGGCGAGATTTCTCGTGTCGGCACGTTCGTACCGGCGGGGTGGTGCCCTCTGCCATGATGCGGAGCATGACCTCTCCCACCGCCGCACCCCTCGTCCTCCAGGCTCGGCTCTCGGAACGTGTGTGGGGGGGCAGGCGGCTTGCTCCGGAGGCCGGGGCGCCCGTCGGCGAGGCGTGGGTGGTCTACGAGGGCAACGTGGTCGAGGGGGGACCGCACGCCGGGCGCACGCTCGGGGAGGTGAGTGCCGAGCATCCGGGCGAGATGCTCGGGACCCGCGCGCAGGGCACCCGCTTTCCGCTGCTGATCAAGCTGCTCGACTGCGCCGAGTGGCTGAGCGTGCAGGTCCACCCGGACGACGGGCAGGCGCGCGACCTGGCGGGCGAGGGCCACCTCGGCAAGACCGAGGCGTGGCACCTCCTGGACGCGGAGCCGGGGGCGGAACTCATCGCGGGGGTGCGGCCGGGCACCGGGGCCGACGAATTGCGCGCCGCCATTCTGGAGGGCCGGGTGATGGACCACGCCCACCGCCAGCCCGTCTCGGCGGGGGACACGGTCCTGATGCCTGCCGGGACGCTGCACGCGCTCGGGCCGGGACTCTTTCTGTACGAGGTGCAGCAGACCTCGGACCTGACCTACCGCGTCTACGACTGGGACCGCCCCCCGAGCGCGGGCCGCGCCCTGCACCTGCGCGAGAGCGCCCTGGTGACGACGAACGCCCAGGCCGCCGTGGAGCGCAGCCACCCGCCCCGGGCCGGGGAGGCGCAGGAACTCACCCGCTGCGATTATTTCGTCCTCGAACGTCTGGCGGGGGGGGAGGCGGTGATGGGCGACACGCGCGGCGAGAGCTTCCACGCCGTCACCGTGCTGTCCGGGGAGGCGCGGCTGACGTGGCAGGGTGAGGACGTGACCCTGGGGGCGCTCGACTCCGTGGTGCTCCCGGCCGCTCTCGGGCCCTACCGCCTGGAGGGCGAGTTCGCGGCCCTGCGCTCCCGGCTGCCCTGAGCAGGGGCACGCCCCAGGTCCGCGGCCATGACCCGGGGCGTCAGACGACCCGCCGTCAGGGGCGCGAGCGGTCCTGATCCTGGGTGACCGTCGGGGCGGTGGAGAGGGCCTGGAGGCCGAGGTTGAGGAGGGTATCCTGACCGCGCGTGAGGAGCCGGATGTCGGCCTCACCGCCGTCGTGGGCGACGTTGGGGGTCACGCGGACGGGGTAGGGGGTGCCGTCGGGCTTGGCGTAGTTGAGGATGGTGAGTTGCAGGGCGGCGTCCTCGCCCACCGGGAAGATGCGGGTGGCCGTGTTGCCGACGCCCGCCGTGGCCGCGCCGATCACGGGGCCGCGCGCGGCGTACTGGACCTCGTAGGCGAAAAACTCGCTGCACGAGGCGCTGCCCCGGTCCACGAGCACCGCGAGCGGCCCGGTCCAGAGCTGCGGGCTCTGCACCCCGCCCAGGCTGCGGCCGCCCTCGAAGCGCACCCCCCGGCTCACGCGGGTGGAGTCGTTCCCGTCCGCCCCACGCGCC from Deinococcus aestuarii includes the following:
- the moaD gene encoding molybdopterin converting factor subunit 1, which produces MQVKVVFFARLRRESGLATTSAEVPGGATVRDLATLVEARHGLSLRGCMVAVNETYATPDQTLLPGDEVAFLPPVAGGSEDGVRCEVVTSPLSLAEADSFLVRPEHGAQAYFVGTVRSPNRGKQVEFIEYEGYTPMAEKVMREAAAEARRRHGELRMVIQHRLGKLLPGEASILIGVASPHRRAALEACDFLIEHLKVHLPVWKHEADEEGEHWVDGRAGHPTL
- a CDS encoding PrsW family intramembrane metalloprotease, producing MSVVLPLAASVLLTFAWLWFFVRRDRHPEPPWLLARTFAWGMVAWAVSAAFEGSFQRLDAALLALLLAAVVEEVTKFLAASTATTERAFDEPMDGLVYAVTAALGFALLENVTYTLGFGTPAATWHALLTTLAHALFSAPQGYALGGRHLRGGRWWRSRGLLLSITLHVVFNGLVTGRAGWPQLAVLGAVVVLMAVLASRYYLHFEEHARSNPQPRSR
- a CDS encoding crossover junction endodeoxyribonuclease RuvC; protein product: MIVLGVDPGLANLGLGLVEGDVRKARHLHHICLTTESAWVMPRRLQYLHSEVSRLLAEYRPDAVAIEDQILRRQADVAFKVGQAFGVVQLACAQAGVPVHAYGPMQVKRSLVGTGRADKEQVIYMVKASLGLGELFNNHAADALALALTHLAHQSVVSASAARLVRS
- a CDS encoding HesB/IscA family protein, whose product is MTATLNPNLQDGAPARPLTISEFGAQKALAILSQSGKEQAGVRVFIKSGGCSGYQYGMAIDDRELEGDTVVVDRGVKLVVDRMSLPLLLGSEVDFVENMMGGGFTVHNPNATSSCGCGHSFRTDGSQSPDGAGSGGCGSH
- a CDS encoding DdrH → MTNPYAEWFEQLRAEYGEQLGAMPLPEGLPEHLRTLIRAGDEDAIQFMIKLAWQFGAQVGYAAGSKHEDARSVVSRPNRVQA
- a CDS encoding type I phosphomannose isomerase catalytic subunit codes for the protein MTSPTAAPLVLQARLSERVWGGRRLAPEAGAPVGEAWVVYEGNVVEGGPHAGRTLGEVSAEHPGEMLGTRAQGTRFPLLIKLLDCAEWLSVQVHPDDGQARDLAGEGHLGKTEAWHLLDAEPGAELIAGVRPGTGADELRAAILEGRVMDHAHRQPVSAGDTVLMPAGTLHALGPGLFLYEVQQTSDLTYRVYDWDRPPSAGRALHLRESALVTTNAQAAVERSHPPRAGEAQELTRCDYFVLERLAGGEAVMGDTRGESFHAVTVLSGEARLTWQGEDVTLGALDSVVLPAALGPYRLEGEFAALRSRLP